The Desulfococcus multivorans DNA window GACATACCGGTTAGGTGTTGTTAAAATGTCGAACTTTTTTGAGTGTCATAACTTTTTCTTTTTATAAGAAATCTCGAGCCAGATATGCGGAATATGAACATTAGCAAGATGCAGGATCCACTGTCGCGGGAGGTCATCATCGTCAATGAGCTGGGCCTCCATGCCAGATCCGCCGCGAAAATTGCGGCGATCGCCAGCCATGCCGAATCACAGGTGACCATTTCGAAGGGGGATGAGATCGTAGATGCCAAAAGCATCATCGACATGCTGACCCTGGCGTGCGGAAAAGGCATGCGAATCACCATTAACGTCGATTCGGATGCGGATGTCGAGATTCTGAGCAAAATTGCGGAACTCGTTGAAAACGGTTTCGGAGAATAGCGGGTATGACCGAAAACGAATCACAGGAGATTGTGCTGAAAGGCCTGGGCGTCGCCCCGGGCATATGCATCGGCAAGGCGTATCTGGTCGATAAGGAAGGGGTCAATGTCGTCAAGAAGTACTATATCGCCGAGGCGGATCTCCACAAGGAGGAGATTCGGTTC harbors:
- a CDS encoding HPr family phosphocarrier protein, whose translation is MNISKMQDPLSREVIIVNELGLHARSAAKIAAIASHAESQVTISKGDEIVDAKSIIDMLTLACGKGMRITINVDSDADVEILSKIAELVENGFGE